Proteins encoded within one genomic window of Anopheles gambiae chromosome 3, idAnoGambNW_F1_1, whole genome shotgun sequence:
- the LOC1271199 gene encoding 26S proteasome regulatory subunit 6A-B: MAENQIESHLREDSIEKTVEETFLGWSTEELIRRTNGLNNEIKVLKDLLVSPVMDLKTLTGKVNTNAEHIKLHKRLPHLVATVMEVLDMDPLEEEKEQEDAMLLQDSQRKCKSAIIKTSTRQTFFLPIIGLVEPEALKPGDLVGLNKDAYLIMDKLPPELDPRVKAMEVIERPTEQYIDIGGLDTQIAELMEAIVLPLTHKAKFERIGIQPPKGVLMYGPPGTGKTLLARACAAQTKATFIKLAGPQLVQMFIGDGAKLVRDAFALAKEKAPTILFIDELDAIGTKRFDSTKAGDREVQRTMLELLNQLDGFSSSADVKVIGATNRVDILDPAMLRSGRLDRKIEFPHPNDVARARIMQIHSRRMNVSGEVNYEELARSTDGFNGAQCKAVCVEAGMIALRRSAVEVAHEDFMEAILEVQAKKKAALNYFA, encoded by the coding sequence ATGGCCGAAAACCAGATAGAATCGCATTTGCGGGAAGATTCCATCGAGAAAACGGTAGAAGAAACGTTCCTAGGTTGGAGTACGGAGGAGTTAATTCGACGCACGAACGGGTTAAACAACGAGATCAAAGTGTTGAAGGATCTGCTTGTGTCTCCGGTCATGGATCTGAAAACGCTGACCGGGAAGGTAAATACCAACGCCGAGCATATCAAGCTGCACAAACGTTTGCCCCATCTGGTGGCGACCGTCATGGAGGTGCTCGACATGGATCCGCtcgaggaggagaaggagcaggaggacgcgatgctgctgcaggatTCGCAGCGGAAGTGTAAAAGCGCGATCATCAAAACCTCCACCCGGCAAACGTTTTTCCTGCCCATTATTGGGCTCGTCGAACCGGAAGCGCTGAAGCCGGGAGATTTGGTTGGGCTGAACAAGGACGCGTACCTAATTATGGACAAGCTGCCGCCGGAGCTCGATCCCCGGGTGAAGGCGATGGAGGTGATCGAGCGGCCCACGGAGCAGTACATCGATATAGGCGGATTGGACACCCAGATAGCGGAGCTGATGGAAGCGATCGTGCTGCCGCTGACGCACAAAGCAAAGTTCGAGCGCATCGGCATTCAGCCACCGAAGGGCGTGCTGATGTACGGGCCACCGGGCACGGGCAAAACGTTGCTGGCCCGGGCCTGTGCCGCCCAGACGAAGGCGACCTTCATCAAGCTGGCCGGCCCGCAGCTGGTGCAGATGTTCATCGGCGACGGGGCCAAGCTGGTGCGGGATGCGTTCGCGCTGGCGAAGGAAAAAGCGCCCACCATCCTGTTCATCGACGAGCTGGACGCGATCGGTACGAAGCGGTTCGATTCGACCAAGGCCGGCGACCGGGAGGTGCAGCGCACCATGCTGGAGCTGCTGAATCAGCTGGACGGGTTCAGCTCGTCGGCCGACGTCAAGGTGATCGGGGCGACCAACCGGGTGGACATACTCGATCCAGCGATGCTACGGTCTGGGCGGCTCGATCGGAAGATTGAATTTCCCCACCCGAACGATGTGGCACGGGCCCGCATCATGCAGATCCATTCGCGCCGGATGAACGTGAGCGGGGAGGTGAACTACGAGGAGTTGGCCCGCTCGACCGACGGTTTCAACGGTGCCCAGTGTAAGGCGGTCTGCGTGGAGGCTGGCATGATTGCGTTGCGCCGTTCGGCGGTGGAGGTTGCGCACGAAGATTTCATGGAGGCCATCCTGGAGGTGCAGGCAAAGAAGAAGGCCGCTCTGAACTATTTTGcgtag